A portion of the Lolium rigidum isolate FL_2022 chromosome 1, APGP_CSIRO_Lrig_0.1, whole genome shotgun sequence genome contains these proteins:
- the LOC124683605 gene encoding signal recognition particle receptor subunit alpha homolog produces the protein MLEELLIFTRGGLILWSLAGGAAALKGSPVDALVRSFLLDGRSCGPGAAAGFAHGPHALRWAFNNALGLVFVAVYRKVLHLLYVDDLLAAVAAEFARIYRPRRASYHGFGERFRQLHLEAEARASRPSSVPVKPGPAPSDGLLPPHGGGGGGESETAGDESGKDGSDGEQEEHNSVDGSLKVVKGEEEVAPSNNAAFDMSKLQLIFRPHHKIKPNKPAPRDKKPVTTDKRRRIPDNVPSAKDLDFSNPADARGAPAMDQAAVNQGKSGMDQDETTRSSTVKSGWFTSMFRSIPGGNASLEMSDLQPALKALKDRLMTKNVAEEIAEKLCESVAASLVGKQLGSFTRVSSSVQAAMEDALVRILTPRRSIDVLRDVHAAKQRGAPYVIVFVGVNGVGKSTNLAKVAYWLRQHDLSVMLAACDTFRSGAVEQLRTHARRLQIPIFEKGYERDPAVVAKGAIQEAARNKTDVVLVDTAGRMQDNEPLMRALSKLINLNNPDLVLFVGEALVGNDAVDQLTKFSQKLTDLSTAPTARSIDGILLTKFDTIDDKVGAALSMVYVSGAPVMFVGCGQSYTDLKKLNVKSIINTLLE, from the coding sequence ATGCTGGAGGAGCTGCTCATCTTCACGCGCGGCGGCCTGATCCTGTGGTCGctggccggcggcgccgccgcgctcaaGGGCTCCCCGGTGGACGCCCTCGTGCGGTCCTTCCTCCTCGACGGCCGCTCCTGCGGCCCCGGCGCCGCCGCGGGGTTCGCGCACGGCCCGCACGCGCTCCGGTGGGCCTTCAACAACGCGCTCGGGCTCGTCTTTGTCGCCGTCTACCGCAAGGTGCTCCACCTCCTCTACGTCGacgacctcctcgccgccgtcgccgccgagttCGCGCGGATCTACCGCCCGCGCCGCGCGTCCTACCACGGGTTCGGGGAGCGGTTCCGGCAGCTCCATCTCGAGGCCGAGGCGCGCGCGTCCCGTCCGTCCTCCGTCCCCGTGAAACCTGGCCCAGCTCCGTCTGATGGCCTTCTCCCGCcccatggtggtggcggtggtggcgagaGTGAGACTGCGGGTGACGAGTCTGGGAAGGATGGCTCCGATGGCGAGCAGGAGGAGCACAACTCGGTGGATGGTAGCCTCAAGGTTGTGAAAGGGGAAGAGGAAGTAGCTCCCAGCAACAATGCTGCTTTTGACATGAGTAAGTTGCAACTTATTTTCCGACCACACCATAAAATCAAGCCGAATAAACCCGCACCCAGGGATAAGAAACCAGTGACAACCGATAAGAGGAGGAGGATTCCGGATAACGTGCCTTCGGCCAAGGATTTGGATTTTTCAAACCCAGCTGACGCCAGAGGAGCTCCGGCGATGGACCAGGCGGCGGTCAACCAGGGGAAGAGCGGGATGGACCAGGATGAAACCACGAGGAGCAGCACAGTGAAGAGTGGGTGGTTCACCTCAATGTTCCGGAGCATCCCAGGCGGCAACGCGTCCCTGGAGATGTCTGACCTGCAACCTGCGCTCAAAGCTCTGAAGGATCGGCTGATGACCAAGAACGTGGCGGAGGAGATCGCGGAGAAGCTCTGTGAATCAGTTGCAGCTAGCCTTGTAGGCAAGCAGCTCGGCTCCTTCACGCGGGTTTCCTCCTCTGTTCAGGCAGCTATGGAAGATGCGCTCGTTAGGATATTGACCCCGAGGCGATCCATCGACGTGCTGAGAGACGTGCATGCTGCCAAGCAGCGCGGCGCGCCGtacgtcatcgtcttcgtcggggTGAATGGGGTTGGGAAATCAACCAACCTCGCAAAGGTTGCTTATTGGCTTCGTCAGCATGACCTCAGTGTCATGCTGGCAGCGTGCGACACCTTCAGGTCTGGTGCTGTTGAGCAGCTGCGGACTCATGCCCGCAGGCTTCAGATTCCTATTTTTGAGAAAGGATATGAAAGGGATCCAGCTGTAGTGGCCAAGGGTGCGATTCAGGAAGCCGCTCGGAACAAAACAGATGTTGTTCTTGTTGACACCGCTGGGCGTATGCAGGACAATGAGCCACTCATGAGAGCGCTCTCGAAGCTCATCAACCTCAATAATCCGGACCTGGTTTTGTTTGTTGGAGAGGCGCTGGTGGGGAATGACGCTGTTGATCAGCTCACTAAGTTTAGTCAGAAGCTGACAGATCTTTCCACTGCTCCAACTGCTAGATCGATTGATGGCATCCTGCTCACCAAGTTTGACACCATTGATGACAAGGTTGGAGCAGCTCTTTCTATGGTGTATGTATCTGGAGCTCCTGTCATGTTTGTTGGCTGTGGTCAGTCGTACACCGACCTCAAGAAACTCAATGTGAAATCCATCATCAACACCCTTCTGGAGTGA